A genomic segment from Cryptococcus tetragattii IND107 chromosome 9, whole genome shotgun sequence encodes:
- a CDS encoding SBDS family rRNA metabolism protein has product MLRQPGTQIKLTNVSIVRMKKGGKRFEIACYQNKVSEFRSGVENDLSEVLQIEQVFTNVPKGLVAKKEDWSKCFGTDDMDKVIEEILKKGELQINNLERTQHLSSLSREIATIVSEMTVDPSTSRKHTVGMVEKAMAEVGFSVRADRPAKAQALELIKKLGEGDVLQVRRVRMRVRVTMPGKDAKRCKDKIVAECDEVEEEDMGMEWEAIVQINPSTFRTLTDLVNNETKGKGRVESMGSVGS; this is encoded by the exons ATGCTGCGCCAGCCCGGAACACAGATTAA GCTTACAAATGTCAGCATTGTACGTATGAAGAAAGGGGGTAAGAGATTTGAA ATCGCTTGCTATCAAAATAAAGTCTCAGAATTCCGATCTGGAGT CGAGAACGATCTTTCCGAGGTCCTTCAAATTGAACAAGTATTTACCAATGTTCCTAAAGGTTTAGttgccaagaaggaagactGGTCTAAATGTTTTGGCACGGATGACATGGATAAAGTGATTGAAGAG ATCTTGAAAAAGGGTGAACTTCAAATCAACAATCTCGAGAGGACGCAACAcctctcatccctttccCGTGAAATCGCGACCATCGTCTCTGAAATGACTGTCGATCCCAGCACCTCTCGAAAACACACTGTTGGTATGGTCGAGAAAGCTATGGCAGAAGTAGGATTCAGCGTGCGAGCCGACAGGCCTGCCAAAGCCCAAGCTTTGGAATTGATCAAGAAACTTGGTGAAGGGGATGTCTTACAGGTTCGaagagtgaggatgagagtgCGAGTAACTATGCCTGGGAAGGATGCCAAGAGATGCAAGGACAAAATTGTCGCCGAATGTGacgaggttgaggaggaggatatggGGATGGAGTGGGAAGCG ATTGTACAAATCAACCCTAGCACCTTCAGGACACTGACGGATTTAGTCAACAACGAAAccaagggaaagggaagagtaGAGTCCATGGGAAGCGTTGGAAGTTAG